Proteins from a single region of Dysosmobacter acutus:
- a CDS encoding NAD(P)/FAD-dependent oxidoreductase yields MNADIVIVGAGPAGIFTALEMIKKGAKQKIVMVEKGQSVERRHCPKDKTGHCMNCKPYCHITTGFSGAGAFSDGKLSLSYEVGGDLPNLIGPDLAQETINYTDQIYLEFGADTHVEGIGSTEEVKEIRKRAIQAGLKLVDCPIRHLGTEKAQGLYLAIEKFLQEKGVEMLFGYECSNIILDGDTCKGVIISNRDQEMEIYAKHTIVATGRRGADWLESICAEHNIAHQPGTVDIGVRVEVRNEVMETVNRVLYESKLVGYPKPFKNKVRTFCQNPGGFVAQENYDNDLAVVNGHSYKDLKSNNTNLAILCSHNFSHPFNQPISYAQKVGELTNMLGAGHILVQRFGDILDGKRTWEKELAQSNVRPTLPDAVAGDITAALPYRSMMNIINFIQAVDHVVPGFAATETLLYSPELKFYSNRVKMDTDFNTNVKGLHCLGDSSGWTRGLMMASVMGVLMGRRIAEES; encoded by the coding sequence ATGAACGCTGACATTGTCATTGTGGGAGCAGGCCCCGCCGGCATCTTTACCGCGCTGGAGATGATCAAAAAGGGCGCGAAGCAGAAGATTGTGATGGTGGAGAAGGGACAGAGCGTGGAGCGCCGCCACTGTCCCAAGGACAAGACCGGACACTGCATGAACTGCAAGCCTTACTGTCATATCACCACCGGGTTTTCCGGCGCAGGCGCCTTTTCCGACGGAAAGCTGTCGCTGAGCTATGAGGTAGGCGGCGACCTGCCCAATCTGATCGGACCGGACCTGGCTCAGGAAACCATCAACTATACCGACCAGATCTATCTGGAGTTTGGCGCGGACACTCATGTGGAGGGCATCGGCAGCACGGAGGAGGTCAAAGAAATCCGCAAGCGTGCCATCCAGGCGGGACTCAAGCTGGTGGACTGTCCGATCCGCCATCTGGGCACGGAAAAGGCACAGGGGCTCTATCTGGCCATTGAGAAGTTCCTTCAGGAAAAGGGAGTGGAGATGCTCTTCGGCTACGAGTGCAGCAACATCATCCTGGATGGGGACACCTGCAAGGGCGTTATTATCTCCAACCGGGATCAGGAGATGGAGATTTACGCAAAGCACACCATCGTGGCCACCGGCCGCCGTGGAGCCGACTGGCTGGAGAGCATCTGCGCGGAGCACAACATCGCCCACCAGCCCGGCACCGTGGACATCGGCGTCCGGGTGGAGGTACGCAATGAGGTGATGGAGACCGTCAACCGGGTGCTCTATGAGTCCAAGTTGGTGGGATACCCCAAGCCCTTTAAAAACAAGGTCCGCACCTTCTGCCAGAATCCGGGCGGATTCGTGGCCCAGGAGAACTACGACAACGACCTGGCCGTGGTCAACGGCCACAGCTACAAGGACCTCAAGTCCAACAACACCAACCTGGCCATCCTCTGTTCCCACAATTTTTCCCACCCCTTCAACCAGCCCATCTCCTACGCTCAGAAGGTGGGCGAGCTGACCAACATGTTGGGGGCGGGACATATCCTGGTGCAGCGCTTCGGCGACATTCTGGACGGTAAACGCACCTGGGAGAAGGAGCTGGCTCAGTCCAACGTCCGTCCCACGCTGCCCGACGCCGTGGCAGGCGACATTACCGCCGCGCTGCCCTACCGCTCCATGATGAACATTATCAACTTCATCCAGGCCGTAGACCACGTGGTGCCCGGCTTTGCCGCCACCGAGACGCTGCTCTACTCCCCGGAGCTGAAGTTTTACTCCAACCGGGTGAAGATGGACACGGATTTCAACACCAATGTGAAAGGGCTCCACTGCCTGGGGGATTCCTCCGGCTGGACCCGCGGACTGATGATGGCCTCCGTGATGGGCGTGCTGATGGGCCGCAGAATCGCGGAAGAAAGCTGA
- a CDS encoding peptidase U32 family protein — MADKKKPELLCPAGDMEKLRMAVLYGADAVYLAGTAFGMRSFTGNFSAEELPRAVRYAHDHGVRVHCTVNTMPRSGEVEQLPAHLERLEEAGVDALILADLGVFRLAERYAPHCQRHISTQASIANHECARAWYDLGASRVILARELSLEEIRGIREKTPARLEIEAFVHGAMCVSYSGRCLLSNYMTGRDSNRGMCAQPCRYQYALMEEKRPGEYFPVFEDEKGTYIMNSRDMCMIDHLEDLMSVPIDSLKIEGRAKSAYYAAIVTGAYRHCLDAASRGERPDPVWRDEVEHVSHRHYSTGFFYGEPGQYYADSRYIREWQVCAIVMDCDPSGGAVLSLRNKFSAGDTVEVVGPDVKPFSMVVPVMEDEEGSPLYEPRTPQMEFRMQLPAAVPKYSIVRHAVELSPKDREK; from the coding sequence ATGGCGGATAAGAAAAAGCCGGAGCTGCTCTGTCCGGCGGGAGATATGGAAAAGCTGCGGATGGCCGTGCTCTATGGGGCCGACGCGGTGTATCTGGCGGGAACTGCCTTCGGGATGCGCTCCTTCACCGGAAATTTTTCGGCGGAGGAGCTGCCCCGGGCAGTGCGCTATGCCCACGACCACGGCGTGCGTGTCCACTGCACGGTGAACACCATGCCCCGCAGCGGCGAGGTGGAGCAGCTGCCCGCCCACCTGGAGCGGTTGGAAGAGGCGGGAGTGGACGCGCTGATCCTGGCGGACCTGGGCGTATTCCGCCTGGCGGAGCGCTACGCGCCCCATTGCCAGCGGCACATCAGCACCCAGGCAAGCATTGCAAATCACGAGTGCGCCCGGGCCTGGTACGATTTGGGCGCCAGCCGCGTCATCCTGGCCAGGGAATTGAGCCTGGAGGAGATCAGGGGCATCCGGGAGAAGACCCCGGCCCGGCTGGAGATCGAAGCCTTTGTCCACGGAGCTATGTGTGTCAGCTATTCGGGAAGATGCCTACTGTCCAACTATATGACGGGGCGGGATTCCAACCGCGGAATGTGCGCCCAGCCCTGCCGCTATCAGTATGCGCTGATGGAGGAGAAGCGGCCCGGGGAATACTTCCCGGTGTTCGAGGACGAAAAGGGCACATATATTATGAATTCCCGGGATATGTGCATGATCGATCATTTGGAGGATCTGATGTCTGTCCCGATCGACAGCCTGAAGATCGAGGGGCGGGCCAAATCCGCCTACTATGCGGCCATCGTCACCGGGGCCTACCGCCACTGCCTTGACGCGGCATCCCGTGGGGAGAGGCCCGACCCGGTCTGGCGGGACGAGGTGGAGCATGTCAGCCACCGCCACTACTCCACCGGCTTTTTCTACGGTGAGCCGGGCCAGTACTATGCGGATTCCCGCTATATCCGGGAGTGGCAGGTCTGCGCCATTGTGATGGACTGCGATCCCTCCGGCGGCGCGGTTCTATCCCTGCGCAATAAGTTCTCTGCCGGCGACACGGTGGAGGTCGTAGGACCGGATGTAAAGCCATTTTCCATGGTAGTTCCTGTGATGGAAGATGAAGAGGGATCTCCGCTGTACGAGCCCCGCACGCCTCAGATGGAATTTCGCATGCAGCTTCCCGCTGCGGTTCCGAAGTACTCCATTGTGCGCCATGCGGTGGAGCTTTCCCCCAAGGACAGAGAGAAATGA
- a CDS encoding WecB/TagA/CpsF family glycosyltransferase produces MRIDVLGVGFDNLTMAEAVEQGMKLIAEGGCHYVVTPNPEIVEVCRENPAANEAVNGADLVLPDGVGVVKGARILGTPLKEKTPGVEFAAHLMERLAAEGKSLFLLGAKPGIAEQAAEKLKETYPDLVIAGTHDGYFKEDEPVVAEIAGSGADVVFVCLGAPKQELWMKRYGPATGARLLCGLGGSLDVFAGVVQRAPAVWSRMGLEWLYRLLKEPRRIGRMMKLPLFLVHVYGQKGKKKG; encoded by the coding sequence GTGCGCATAGATGTATTGGGCGTTGGATTTGACAACCTGACCATGGCGGAGGCGGTGGAACAGGGGATGAAGCTGATTGCAGAGGGCGGGTGCCACTATGTGGTGACGCCAAACCCTGAGATCGTGGAGGTCTGCCGGGAAAATCCCGCCGCAAACGAAGCGGTGAACGGGGCGGATCTGGTGCTGCCTGACGGGGTGGGTGTGGTCAAAGGCGCCCGGATTTTAGGGACGCCCCTGAAGGAGAAAACGCCTGGCGTTGAGTTTGCGGCACACCTGATGGAGCGGCTGGCCGCCGAGGGGAAGTCCCTCTTCCTTTTGGGAGCTAAGCCCGGCATTGCGGAGCAGGCGGCCGAAAAGCTGAAGGAGACCTATCCCGATCTGGTGATTGCCGGCACTCACGACGGCTACTTCAAGGAGGATGAGCCGGTGGTGGCGGAGATTGCCGGCAGCGGCGCGGACGTGGTCTTTGTGTGCCTGGGCGCGCCCAAGCAGGAGCTTTGGATGAAGCGGTACGGCCCGGCCACCGGCGCCCGTCTGCTCTGCGGACTGGGCGGAAGCTTGGACGTGTTTGCCGGCGTGGTGCAGCGCGCGCCCGCCGTATGGAGCCGCATGGGGCTGGAGTGGCTTTACCGGCTGCTCAAGGAGCCGCGGCGCATTGGGCGGATGATGAAGCTGCCCCTGTTTTTGGTGCATGTTTACGGCCAGAAAGGGAAGAAAAAGGGATGA
- a CDS encoding dTMP kinase, whose amino-acid sequence MSGKLIVFEGTDGSGKATQARLLCRRLERQGMAFREIDFPRYGAPSAAMVEEYLSGALGKNPGDVNAYAASTFYAIDRYASYKQDWGPFYEGGGLVVANRYTTSNAVHQASKLAQAEREAYLRWLFDFEYRLLGLPAPALVLYLDLPTELSGQMMRQRERQTGTQADIHENNEAYLRACRENARQIARDLGWKVIQCASGGRVRSAEDIEDEVYREIQRLL is encoded by the coding sequence ATGAGCGGGAAGCTGATTGTATTTGAGGGTACGGACGGCTCAGGAAAGGCGACCCAGGCCAGGCTGCTGTGCCGGAGGCTGGAGCGGCAGGGTATGGCGTTTCGGGAGATCGATTTCCCCCGCTACGGGGCCCCTTCCGCGGCCATGGTGGAGGAGTATCTCAGCGGCGCGCTGGGAAAGAATCCCGGGGATGTGAACGCCTATGCGGCCTCCACCTTTTACGCCATAGACCGCTATGCCTCTTATAAGCAGGACTGGGGTCCTTTTTACGAAGGAGGCGGTCTGGTCGTTGCCAACCGCTATACCACCTCCAATGCCGTGCATCAGGCGTCCAAGCTTGCGCAAGCGGAGCGGGAGGCCTATCTCAGGTGGCTCTTTGACTTTGAGTACAGGCTGCTTGGACTGCCCGCGCCCGCGCTGGTGCTGTACCTGGACCTGCCCACGGAACTGAGCGGACAGATGATGCGTCAAAGAGAGCGGCAGACCGGAACCCAGGCCGATATCCATGAAAATAACGAGGCCTACCTGCGCGCCTGCCGGGAAAACGCCCGCCAGATCGCAAGGGACCTGGGCTGGAAGGTGATCCAGTGCGCCTCCGGCGGGAGGGTCCGCAGCGCGGAGGACATCGAGGACGAGGTCTATCGGGAGATCCAGCGGCTTCTGTAG
- the alaS gene encoding alanine--tRNA ligase, which yields MSHPYYGLNELREMFLSYFESKGHLRLPSFSLIPHNDASLLLINSGMAPMKTWFTREEEPPCNRVCTCQKCIRTGDIENIGKTDRHGTYFEMLGNFSFGDYFKKEAIPYCWEFLTKVVGLEEDRLYPSIYLDDEEAFEIWNKDIGIPKERIFRFGKEDNFWEHGAGPCGPCSEVYYDRGPEHGCGKPGCTVGCECDRYIEVWNNVFSQFVGDGEGHYEEMENKNIDTGMGLERLACVVQNVNSLFDVDTVMNITNKVSEITGAHYGESHRTDVSLRVITDHIRSAVMMICDGVLPSNEGRGYVLRRLLRRAARHGKLLGVDHAFLYDVVDTVVHENECAYPDLREKQGYITKVVRTEEENFAKTIDGGMRIYEEMLAAHKEQGEKVFSGADAFKLYDTFGFPIDLTVEMAEEEGMQVDKSAFNALMEAQRVRARKAREALGDLAWAGIDLGLDTTPTEFTGYDRLEGTGKILAMVAEGELREEMVKGVEGMIVLDRTPFYAEMGGQVADHGVIRLGGETLFRVSNVQKDKAGKFLHTGVMEFGTLKVGDSVECSIDAERRKAVMRAHSATHLLDAALKKVLGDHVHQAGSLVEPDRLRFDFTHFEAITPVQLAEIDRLVNDAILEGYDVVTEVLPIEEAKKKGAVAMFGEKYGDTVRVVEMGDFSMEFCGGTHLNNTAKAGPFRIKSEGSVASGVRRIEATVGKLSLEVMNKNQEMLFHAAEILKTNPGELAAKAEQQMSEMKELRRSLDKFKVANCLGEARQCLMSAKSVGGIKIITANRSGADADTLRQMGDFLRDKEPAAVGVLASVNGDKITFLAVCGKEAVAKGIKAGELVKHVCAICGGKGGGKPDSAMGGGSDLLKLDDALAQVDDFVSAKLGL from the coding sequence ATGTCACATCCCTACTATGGGCTCAATGAACTGCGGGAGATGTTTCTCAGCTACTTTGAAAGCAAGGGTCATCTCCGGCTGCCCAGCTTTTCTCTGATTCCCCACAACGACGCCAGCCTGCTGCTCATCAACTCCGGCATGGCGCCCATGAAGACCTGGTTTACACGGGAGGAGGAGCCGCCCTGCAACCGGGTATGCACCTGCCAGAAGTGCATCCGCACCGGCGACATTGAAAATATCGGCAAGACCGACCGCCACGGCACCTATTTTGAGATGTTAGGCAACTTCTCCTTCGGCGACTATTTTAAGAAGGAGGCGATTCCCTACTGCTGGGAGTTTCTTACCAAGGTGGTGGGACTGGAGGAGGACCGGCTGTACCCCTCCATCTACCTGGATGACGAAGAGGCGTTTGAAATCTGGAACAAGGACATCGGCATCCCGAAAGAGAGGATTTTCCGCTTTGGAAAAGAGGATAACTTCTGGGAGCACGGCGCCGGCCCCTGCGGCCCCTGTTCCGAGGTGTATTATGACCGGGGCCCGGAGCACGGCTGCGGCAAGCCGGGCTGCACCGTGGGCTGCGAGTGCGACCGCTATATCGAGGTCTGGAACAACGTGTTCTCCCAGTTCGTGGGCGACGGCGAGGGCCACTATGAGGAGATGGAGAACAAGAACATCGATACGGGCATGGGATTGGAGCGTCTGGCCTGCGTGGTGCAGAACGTGAACTCCCTCTTTGACGTGGACACGGTGATGAACATTACCAACAAGGTCAGCGAGATCACCGGCGCCCACTATGGCGAGAGCCACAGGACAGATGTGTCCCTCCGCGTGATCACCGACCACATCCGCTCCGCGGTAATGATGATCTGCGACGGCGTGCTGCCCTCCAACGAGGGCCGGGGCTATGTGCTGCGCCGCCTGCTGCGCCGCGCCGCCCGCCACGGGAAGCTTCTGGGCGTCGACCATGCCTTTTTGTATGATGTGGTGGACACCGTGGTTCATGAAAATGAATGCGCCTACCCGGACCTGCGGGAAAAGCAGGGCTATATCACCAAGGTGGTCCGCACCGAGGAGGAAAACTTTGCCAAAACCATCGACGGCGGCATGCGGATCTACGAGGAAATGCTTGCTGCCCACAAGGAGCAGGGGGAGAAGGTATTCTCCGGCGCCGACGCCTTCAAGCTGTATGATACTTTCGGCTTTCCCATCGACCTGACGGTGGAGATGGCGGAAGAAGAGGGCATGCAGGTGGATAAGTCCGCCTTTAACGCCCTGATGGAGGCCCAGCGCGTCCGCGCCCGGAAGGCCCGGGAAGCGTTGGGTGATCTGGCCTGGGCAGGTATCGACCTGGGGCTGGACACGACTCCCACGGAGTTCACCGGCTACGACCGCCTGGAGGGCACCGGCAAAATCCTGGCCATGGTGGCCGAGGGCGAGCTCCGGGAGGAGATGGTCAAGGGCGTGGAGGGCATGATCGTCCTGGACCGGACGCCTTTTTATGCAGAGATGGGCGGCCAGGTGGCCGACCACGGTGTTATACGCCTGGGCGGGGAAACCCTGTTCCGGGTCAGCAACGTGCAAAAAGACAAGGCGGGCAAGTTCCTCCACACGGGCGTGATGGAATTCGGCACGCTGAAGGTGGGCGACAGTGTGGAGTGCTCCATCGACGCGGAGCGCCGCAAGGCCGTCATGCGCGCCCACAGCGCTACCCATCTTCTGGACGCGGCGCTGAAAAAGGTGTTGGGCGACCACGTGCACCAGGCCGGTTCCCTGGTCGAGCCGGACCGGCTGCGCTTTGACTTCACCCACTTTGAGGCCATCACACCAGTGCAGCTGGCCGAGATCGACCGATTGGTCAACGACGCCATCCTTGAGGGGTACGACGTGGTGACGGAGGTGCTCCCCATTGAGGAGGCTAAGAAGAAGGGCGCCGTGGCCATGTTCGGCGAGAAGTACGGCGACACGGTCCGCGTGGTGGAGATGGGCGACTTTTCCATGGAGTTCTGCGGCGGCACCCACCTGAACAACACCGCCAAGGCCGGGCCCTTCCGCATCAAGTCCGAAGGGTCCGTGGCCTCCGGCGTGCGGCGCATCGAGGCCACTGTGGGCAAGCTCTCTCTGGAGGTGATGAACAAGAACCAGGAGATGCTGTTCCACGCGGCGGAGATTCTGAAGACCAATCCCGGTGAGCTGGCCGCCAAGGCGGAGCAGCAGATGTCAGAGATGAAGGAGCTGCGCCGCAGCCTGGATAAATTCAAGGTCGCCAACTGTCTGGGCGAGGCCCGCCAGTGCCTGATGTCGGCCAAATCCGTGGGAGGCATCAAAATCATCACCGCAAACCGCAGCGGCGCCGACGCTGACACACTGCGTCAGATGGGAGACTTTTTACGGGATAAGGAACCTGCCGCAGTGGGCGTGCTGGCCTCCGTCAACGGCGATAAGATCACCTTCCTGGCGGTTTGCGGCAAGGAGGCCGTGGCCAAGGGGATCAAGGCCGGAGAGCTGGTCAAGCATGTATGTGCGATCTGCGGCGGTAAGGGCGGCGGCAAGCCCGACAGTGCCATGGGCGGCGGCAGCGACCTTTTGAAGTTGGATGACGCTTTGGCACAGGTGGACGATTTCGTATCCGCCAAGTTGGGGCTGTAA
- a CDS encoding DUF4250 domain-containing protein: protein MVPRDPAILLSFVNAKLRDYYDSLEELCAALDADQSSVTASLAAIDYYYDPARNQFI from the coding sequence ATGGTTCCAAGAGACCCTGCCATTCTTTTGAGCTTTGTCAATGCCAAGCTGCGGGATTATTATGACAGCCTGGAGGAGCTCTGCGCCGCGCTGGACGCGGACCAGTCGTCCGTCACCGCTTCTCTTGCCGCCATCGATTATTACTATGATCCCGCCCGGAATCAATTTATCTGA
- a CDS encoding helix-turn-helix domain-containing protein, protein MEIKRLRDLREDHDRTQQELADYLNMHRSVYRRYESGERETPVWIVDKLADYYQVSTDYLLGRTDDPAQPKRK, encoded by the coding sequence ATGGAAATCAAACGGCTTCGGGATTTAAGGGAAGATCACGACAGAACGCAGCAGGAGCTGGCGGACTATCTGAATATGCACCGCAGCGTCTACCGGCGCTACGAGAGCGGAGAGCGGGAGACGCCGGTCTGGATCGTGGACAAGCTGGCTGACTACTATCAGGTCAGCACGGACTATCTTCTTGGGCGGACCGACGATCCCGCGCAGCCAAAACGGAAATGA
- the mltG gene encoding endolytic transglycosylase MltG, giving the protein MGKQNDTTGWDAKQVRSQSDSYRQERQHPRRRGTRAANVVLYLLVVVLSSAILAGVGWLLANDLCSFNKEPVTTTIEVTADDTLGSVAGKLKDEGLIQYKWFFRLFAKVAGAEDSIGIGSYELNSDMDYRALIVAMKNGSGSLNTDTVRVTIPEGYTVRQIIQLLADNGVNTVDALTDAAQNYAFDYDFIDNQNLGDVSRLEGYLFPDTYDFYLNENPANALGRLIKNFNTKFDEQMRKQSEDSGYSMQQIVIIASLIEKETDGTDQSKIASVIYNRLADSGSHGTYRMLQIDASLLYGLPDHTGALTNEDLKADTPYNLYKYQGLPPTAIANPGLAALQAAVNPESTESYYYALGKDGKHHFFATLKEHQAFTSSDQYGG; this is encoded by the coding sequence ATGGGCAAACAAAACGACACTACAGGCTGGGACGCAAAACAGGTCCGTTCCCAGTCGGACTCTTATCGTCAGGAGCGGCAGCATCCCCGCCGGCGGGGCACGCGGGCGGCAAACGTCGTGCTGTATCTGCTGGTCGTGGTGCTCTCCTCCGCCATTTTGGCCGGTGTGGGATGGCTTCTGGCCAACGACCTGTGCTCCTTTAACAAGGAGCCGGTGACCACCACCATTGAAGTGACGGCGGACGATACGCTGGGATCTGTGGCAGGCAAGCTGAAAGACGAGGGGCTGATCCAGTACAAATGGTTTTTCCGGCTCTTTGCCAAGGTGGCCGGCGCCGAGGACAGCATTGGGATCGGCTCCTATGAGCTCAACAGCGATATGGATTACCGGGCTTTGATCGTGGCTATGAAGAACGGCTCCGGCAGTTTGAACACGGACACGGTGCGCGTTACCATTCCGGAGGGCTATACGGTCCGGCAGATCATCCAGCTGCTTGCGGACAACGGTGTAAACACGGTGGACGCGCTGACGGACGCGGCACAGAACTATGCGTTTGACTATGATTTCATCGACAATCAGAATTTAGGCGATGTCAGTCGGCTGGAGGGGTATCTCTTCCCGGACACCTATGACTTCTACCTCAATGAGAATCCCGCCAACGCATTGGGCCGTCTCATCAAAAACTTCAACACCAAGTTTGACGAGCAAATGCGCAAGCAGTCGGAGGATTCCGGCTACTCCATGCAGCAGATCGTCATCATCGCCTCTCTCATTGAAAAGGAGACGGACGGTACGGATCAGAGTAAGATCGCCTCGGTCATCTACAACCGCCTTGCGGACTCCGGAAGCCACGGAACCTATCGCATGCTGCAAATCGACGCCTCGCTGCTCTATGGCCTGCCGGATCACACCGGAGCCCTGACCAACGAAGACCTGAAGGCCGATACTCCCTACAACCTCTATAAGTACCAGGGCCTGCCGCCCACGGCCATCGCCAACCCGGGCCTTGCGGCCCTGCAGGCGGCGGTGAATCCGGAGAGCACGGAATCCTATTACTATGCCCTGGGCAAGGATGGGAAGCACCACTTCTTTGCCACGCTGAAAGAGCATCAGGCCTTTACCAGCAGCGATCAGTATGGCGGATAA
- a CDS encoding YeiH family protein — MNFIKKNAAGLLVCLVIAVPAWLLGKRLEVVGGPVFAILIGMVVALFWKDQGKAKSGITYTSKKILQLAVILLGFGMNLGNVLKVGGQSLPIIVSTIATSLIVAYILFRVLHMDGNISTLIGVGSSICGGSAIAATAPVIGADDEEIAQAISVIFLFNVIAALIFPTLGGMLGLSNEGFGLFAGTAVNDTSSVTAAAAAWDGIYGSNTLDTAAIVKMTRTLAIIPITLVLAFRRTRQAGRREGAKVDIRKIFPWFVLLFLLASIVTTLLPIPAAVVGFLKNASKFFIVMAMAAIGLNTDIVKLVKTGGKPIFMGFCCWVAIAGVSLGVQHLMGVW, encoded by the coding sequence ATGAACTTTATCAAAAAAAACGCCGCGGGTCTGTTGGTATGCCTTGTGATCGCCGTGCCGGCCTGGCTGTTGGGCAAACGGCTGGAAGTGGTGGGGGGTCCTGTGTTCGCCATTTTGATCGGCATGGTGGTGGCCCTCTTCTGGAAGGACCAGGGCAAGGCCAAATCCGGCATCACCTATACCTCCAAAAAGATTTTGCAGCTGGCGGTGATCCTGCTGGGCTTTGGCATGAACCTTGGGAACGTGCTGAAGGTGGGCGGGCAGTCCCTGCCCATCATCGTCTCCACCATTGCCACGTCTCTCATTGTCGCCTATATTCTGTTCCGCGTACTTCATATGGACGGCAATATCTCCACGTTGATCGGCGTGGGGTCCTCCATCTGCGGCGGCAGCGCCATTGCCGCCACCGCCCCGGTGATCGGGGCAGACGATGAGGAGATCGCCCAGGCCATCTCTGTGATTTTTCTGTTCAACGTCATCGCGGCGCTGATTTTCCCCACGCTGGGGGGTATGCTGGGCCTTTCCAACGAGGGGTTCGGCCTCTTTGCCGGCACGGCTGTGAACGACACCTCCTCCGTCACGGCGGCGGCCGCGGCCTGGGACGGCATCTATGGCAGCAACACACTGGATACCGCCGCCATTGTGAAGATGACCCGCACCCTGGCCATCATCCCCATTACGCTGGTGCTGGCCTTCCGGCGCACCCGTCAGGCCGGGCGGCGGGAGGGCGCCAAGGTGGATATCAGAAAGATATTTCCCTGGTTTGTTCTGCTCTTTCTGCTGGCCTCCATCGTCACCACGCTGCTGCCCATTCCGGCGGCTGTGGTGGGCTTCCTGAAAAACGCAAGCAAGTTTTTCATCGTGATGGCTATGGCGGCTATCGGATTGAACACGGACATAGTGAAGTTGGTGAAGACCGGCGGCAAGCCCATCTTCATGGGCTTTTGCTGCTGGGTGGCCATTGCCGGCGTTAGCCTTGGAGTCCAGCATCTGATGGGGGTCTGGTAA
- a CDS encoding helix-turn-helix domain-containing protein: protein MEFSEKLTLQRKRRGLSQEQIADRLGVTRQSVSKWESGAAVPELGKLIALSELFGVSVDYLVKNTWDEERPRQEGDREDAAAQTRMERQVAELHRMFRGYRYTSAARVFGLPLVSIRLCRRMMGRDDVARGIIAIGNAAVGVVAIGAFSVGLFGLGAFSAGLAAVGALAVGGVSFGALSVGIVAVGSCAVGVWTCGVASAAKEIAVGVAAFAETAVGKDAEGAHVLLWGDGLTKAQVEEFLLRHHPGLWKPLVHLLSFFGANIR from the coding sequence ATGGAATTTTCAGAGAAACTGACCTTACAGAGAAAACGGAGGGGTCTGTCACAGGAGCAGATAGCGGACCGCCTGGGCGTTACCCGCCAGTCGGTGAGCAAGTGGGAGTCCGGTGCGGCCGTGCCGGAGTTGGGAAAGCTGATTGCCCTCTCGGAGCTTTTCGGCGTCAGTGTGGATTATTTGGTAAAAAATACCTGGGATGAGGAGCGCCCCCGTCAGGAAGGGGACAGGGAGGACGCGGCGGCCCAGACACGTATGGAGCGTCAGGTGGCTGAGCTTCACCGGATGTTTCGCGGCTACCGATACACCAGCGCCGCAAGGGTCTTCGGCCTGCCACTGGTGTCCATCCGGTTGTGCCGCAGGATGATGGGCCGGGACGACGTGGCCCGAGGCATCATCGCCATTGGGAACGCGGCGGTGGGCGTGGTGGCCATCGGTGCGTTTTCGGTGGGGCTCTTTGGCCTGGGCGCCTTCTCAGCGGGCCTTGCCGCCGTGGGAGCCCTTGCGGTGGGCGGAGTATCCTTTGGGGCGCTCTCGGTTGGCATCGTGGCCGTGGGCTCTTGCGCCGTGGGGGTTTGGACCTGCGGCGTTGCCTCCGCGGCAAAGGAGATCGCCGTTGGCGTTGCGGCCTTTGCGGAGACCGCGGTGGGGAAGGACGCCGAGGGCGCCCATGTGCTGCTCTGGGGAGACGGGCTGACAAAGGCCCAGGTGGAGGAGTTTCTGCTCCGGCATCATCCGGGGCTGTGGAAGCCCTTGGTGCACCTGCTGTCCTTCTTCGGCGCAAATATCCGGTAA
- a CDS encoding histidine triad nucleotide-binding protein gives MSDCLFCKIAAGEIPSGKVYEDEVCYAFNDIAPQAPTHFLVIPKAHIASVAGISAENSTVVAHIFEVIARLTAQLGLNSYRVVSNIGEQAGQSVPHLHFHVLSGRDMTWPPG, from the coding sequence ATGTCCGATTGCTTGTTCTGCAAAATCGCCGCGGGGGAAATCCCAAGCGGCAAGGTGTACGAGGATGAGGTCTGCTATGCGTTCAACGACATCGCGCCTCAGGCGCCCACCCACTTCTTGGTGATCCCCAAGGCCCATATCGCCTCCGTGGCCGGTATCAGCGCGGAAAACAGCACCGTGGTGGCCCACATCTTTGAGGTGATCGCCAGGCTCACCGCGCAACTGGGCCTCAATAGCTACCGCGTGGTGTCCAACATCGGCGAGCAGGCGGGGCAGAGCGTGCCCCATCTGCACTTTCACGTGCTCAGCGGCCGCGATATGACCTGGCCTCCGGGCTAA